From the genome of Monomorium pharaonis isolate MP-MQ-018 chromosome 2, ASM1337386v2, whole genome shotgun sequence, one region includes:
- the LOC105839088 gene encoding E3 SUMO-protein ligase PIAS3 isoform X2: MVLSFRVSELQMLLGFAGRNKSGRKNELQARALELLRLRSHPAIRLKIRELYKTIQADQMATHQMYGQTGSSTEPQIDQNMHNRNYYSTRQAISQQQQQQASVSAGKELTPAHQASLPQAPRTNPVYQSTGYTSVAPQRTTNTPYNPYQPPVYPTKVLPGPLQMAPTSQYPVHPDVRLKKLPFFDLLGELLKPSSLMPQGSMRLQENTFLFHLTPQQATDIASSRDCRAGSKMDYVVQVQMRFCLQETSCEQEDYFPPNIAVKVNGKLCPLPNPIPTNKPSVEPKRPPRPINISPLVKLSPTVGNEIRVTWSADYGRRYAIAIYLVRKLTSAELLSRLKNRGVRHSDYTRGLIKEKLNEDADSEIATTSLRVSLACPLGKMRMCTPCRASTCSHLQCFDASLFLQMNERKPTWNCPVCDKSALYDNLVIDGYFQEVLNSNKLLPDVNEIQLLQDGSWENLVLKKEKDKDKDKEKSETKTPTDSRDNKIDVDTVDLDESNPPAPKEKKRAVIIDLISDSDDDDEDNIPTQSTKKSASGISSPKKSQTSSISSTSESPELMIIDLE, from the exons ATGGTATTAAGTTTTCGAGTGTCTGAGCTTCAGATGCTTCTTGGTTTCGCCGGTAGAAATAAGTCCGGCAGAAAAAACGAGTTGCAAGCGCGTGCATTGGAATTATTGCGCTTAAGATCACATCCAGCCATCCGGCTCAAAATACGTGAATTATACAAGACAATACA gGCAGATCAAATGGCAACACATCAAATGTATGGACAAACTGGTAGTTCTACTGAGCCACAAATTGACCAAAACATGcacaatagaaattattattcaacaag gCAAGCGATTAgccagcagcaacagcaacaggcATCAGTTTCTGCTGGAAAGGAATTGACTCCAGCGCATCAAGCATCTTTACCTCAGGCACCTAGAACCAATCCAGTATATCAGTCAACTGGTTATACTAGTGTAGCACCACAA CGTACTACAAATACGCCATATAATCCGTATCAGCCACCTGTATATCCAACCAAAGTTTTACCTGGTCCATTACAAATGGCACCTACAAGTCAATACCCGGTTCATCCAGATGTTAGGCTGAAGAAACTTCcgttttttgatttattaggTGAATTATTGAAGCCTTCTAGTTTAATGCCACAGGGATCAATGAGACTGCAGGAGAACACATTCTTGTTTCATTTGACACCACAACAGGCGACAGATATTGCCAGCTCACGTGATTGTCGAGCTGGTAGTAAAATGGATTACGTTGTACAG GTACAAATGCGATTTTGTTTACAAGAAACATCATGCGAGCAGGAAGATTATTTTCCTCCAAACATTGCAGTGAAAGTTAACGGAAAATTGTGTCCTTTACCG aatcCTATACCTACTAATAAACCAAGTGTAGAACCGAAAAGACCACCACGGCCTATTAATATTAGTCCGTTGGTAAAATTGTCACCTACTGTTGGAAATGAGATTCGTGTCACATGGTCGGCTGATTATGGTAGACGATATGCAATCGCAATATACCTCGTCCGAAAGTTAACTAGTGCTGAATTACTTAGTAGGTTAAAAAATAGAGGCGTAAGGCACTCTGATTACACTAGAGGATTAA TTAAGGAGAAATTAAACGAAGATGCGGATAGTGAAATAGCTACTACGTCACTGAGAGTATCATTAGCCTGTCCTTTGGGAAAGATGAGGATGTGTACTCCATGTCGTGCATCAACATGTTCTCATTTGCAATGCTTTGATGCTTCTTTGTTCCTTCAAATGAATGAACGAAAACCTACTTGGAATTGTCCAGTCTGTGACAAGTCGGCACTTTACGATAATCTCGTGATTGATGGATATTTTCAAGAAGTTCTTAATTCAAATAAGTTACTGCCAGACGTGAACGAGATTCAGTTACTACAAGACGGTTCGTGGGAGAATTTAGtactgaaaaaagaaaaagataaggaTAAAGACAAGGAGAAAAGTGAAACAAAAACTCCAACTGATTCACgggataataaaattgatgtgGACACTGTAGATTTAG ATGAAAGCAATCCTCCGGCACCAAAGGAGAAGAAACGTGCTGTCATTATCGATTTGATATCTGATAGTGATGATGACGACGAGGATAATATACCGACTCAAAGTACAAAGAAATCAGCTAGTGGCATTTCATCGCCAAAGAAATCGCAGACCAGCTCCATTAGTAGTACAAGTGAATCGCCAGAATTGATGATAATTGATTtagaataa
- the LOC105839088 gene encoding E3 SUMO-protein ligase PIAS3 isoform X1, which yields MADTEELENMVLSFRVSELQMLLGFAGRNKSGRKNELQARALELLRLRSHPAIRLKIRELYKTIQADQMATHQMYGQTGSSTEPQIDQNMHNRNYYSTRQAISQQQQQQASVSAGKELTPAHQASLPQAPRTNPVYQSTGYTSVAPQRTTNTPYNPYQPPVYPTKVLPGPLQMAPTSQYPVHPDVRLKKLPFFDLLGELLKPSSLMPQGSMRLQENTFLFHLTPQQATDIASSRDCRAGSKMDYVVQVQMRFCLQETSCEQEDYFPPNIAVKVNGKLCPLPNPIPTNKPSVEPKRPPRPINISPLVKLSPTVGNEIRVTWSADYGRRYAIAIYLVRKLTSAELLSRLKNRGVRHSDYTRGLIKEKLNEDADSEIATTSLRVSLACPLGKMRMCTPCRASTCSHLQCFDASLFLQMNERKPTWNCPVCDKSALYDNLVIDGYFQEVLNSNKLLPDVNEIQLLQDGSWENLVLKKEKDKDKDKEKSETKTPTDSRDNKIDVDTVDLDESNPPAPKEKKRAVIIDLISDSDDDDEDNIPTQSTKKSASGISSPKKSQTSSISSTSESPELMIIDLE from the exons ATGGCGGATACTGAAGAACTCGAG AATATGGTATTAAGTTTTCGAGTGTCTGAGCTTCAGATGCTTCTTGGTTTCGCCGGTAGAAATAAGTCCGGCAGAAAAAACGAGTTGCAAGCGCGTGCATTGGAATTATTGCGCTTAAGATCACATCCAGCCATCCGGCTCAAAATACGTGAATTATACAAGACAATACA gGCAGATCAAATGGCAACACATCAAATGTATGGACAAACTGGTAGTTCTACTGAGCCACAAATTGACCAAAACATGcacaatagaaattattattcaacaag gCAAGCGATTAgccagcagcaacagcaacaggcATCAGTTTCTGCTGGAAAGGAATTGACTCCAGCGCATCAAGCATCTTTACCTCAGGCACCTAGAACCAATCCAGTATATCAGTCAACTGGTTATACTAGTGTAGCACCACAA CGTACTACAAATACGCCATATAATCCGTATCAGCCACCTGTATATCCAACCAAAGTTTTACCTGGTCCATTACAAATGGCACCTACAAGTCAATACCCGGTTCATCCAGATGTTAGGCTGAAGAAACTTCcgttttttgatttattaggTGAATTATTGAAGCCTTCTAGTTTAATGCCACAGGGATCAATGAGACTGCAGGAGAACACATTCTTGTTTCATTTGACACCACAACAGGCGACAGATATTGCCAGCTCACGTGATTGTCGAGCTGGTAGTAAAATGGATTACGTTGTACAG GTACAAATGCGATTTTGTTTACAAGAAACATCATGCGAGCAGGAAGATTATTTTCCTCCAAACATTGCAGTGAAAGTTAACGGAAAATTGTGTCCTTTACCG aatcCTATACCTACTAATAAACCAAGTGTAGAACCGAAAAGACCACCACGGCCTATTAATATTAGTCCGTTGGTAAAATTGTCACCTACTGTTGGAAATGAGATTCGTGTCACATGGTCGGCTGATTATGGTAGACGATATGCAATCGCAATATACCTCGTCCGAAAGTTAACTAGTGCTGAATTACTTAGTAGGTTAAAAAATAGAGGCGTAAGGCACTCTGATTACACTAGAGGATTAA TTAAGGAGAAATTAAACGAAGATGCGGATAGTGAAATAGCTACTACGTCACTGAGAGTATCATTAGCCTGTCCTTTGGGAAAGATGAGGATGTGTACTCCATGTCGTGCATCAACATGTTCTCATTTGCAATGCTTTGATGCTTCTTTGTTCCTTCAAATGAATGAACGAAAACCTACTTGGAATTGTCCAGTCTGTGACAAGTCGGCACTTTACGATAATCTCGTGATTGATGGATATTTTCAAGAAGTTCTTAATTCAAATAAGTTACTGCCAGACGTGAACGAGATTCAGTTACTACAAGACGGTTCGTGGGAGAATTTAGtactgaaaaaagaaaaagataaggaTAAAGACAAGGAGAAAAGTGAAACAAAAACTCCAACTGATTCACgggataataaaattgatgtgGACACTGTAGATTTAG ATGAAAGCAATCCTCCGGCACCAAAGGAGAAGAAACGTGCTGTCATTATCGATTTGATATCTGATAGTGATGATGACGACGAGGATAATATACCGACTCAAAGTACAAAGAAATCAGCTAGTGGCATTTCATCGCCAAAGAAATCGCAGACCAGCTCCATTAGTAGTACAAGTGAATCGCCAGAATTGATGATAATTGATTtagaataa
- the LOC105839089 gene encoding acetylcholine receptor subunit beta-like 2 yields MRITVLTVLLNVFSIAFGNTVFEANPDTKRLYDDLLSNYNRLIRPVINNTETLTVWLSLKLSQLIEMNLKNQVMTTNVWVEQKWFDYKLQWDPQEYGGIDMLYVPSENIWLPDIVLYNNADGNYEVTLMTKATLKYTGEVFWKPPAIYKSSCEINVKYFPFDEQSCIMKFGSWTYNGAQVDLKHMKQEAGSNFVPIGIDLTDFYLSVEWDILEVPATRNEEYYPCCTEPYSDITFNITMRRKTLFYTVNLIIPCIGITFLTVLVFYLPSDSGEKVSLCSSILLSLTVFFLLLAEIIPPTSLAIPLLGKYLLFTMILVTLSIWITVCVLNVHFRSPSTHNMSPWVRQVFLNWMPRVLMMRRTPYSTPEYDDTYTDNAYTNEIDYSVSDYPLELKGSPDAFESVTSTYKSIRDDDARQPHASVTDSENMMPKHLSPDVISALQGVRFIAQHIKDADKDNEVIEDWKFVAMVLDRFFLWIFTFACFGGTLGIIGEAPSLYDTREPVDQRLSSITFRKYMYPPGVNGTFDEF; encoded by the exons ATGCGGATAACGGTGCTTACAGTTTTGCTCAATGTCTTTAGCATCGCTTTTG gAAACACAGTTTTCGAAGCAAATCCTGATACGAAGAGACTCTACGACGATTTACTGTCCAATTATAATAGATTAATACGTCccgttattaataatacagagACTTTAACAGTTTGGTTAAGTTTAAAACTGTCACAATTAATAGAAATG AATCTAAAGAACCAAGTGATGACGACCAACGTCTGGGTAGAGCAG aAATGGTTTGACTATAAATTACAGTGGGATCCACAAGAGTATGGTGGAATAGATATGTTATACGTGCCTTCCGAGAACATATGGCTTCCGGATATCGTCCTATACAATAA CGCAGATGGAAATTACGAAGTAACGTTAATGACGAAGGccactttaaaatatactggAGAAGTATTTTGGAAACCACCAGCCATTTATAAGTCATCTTGTgagattaatgtaaaatatttcccgTTTGATGAGCAATCGTGTATTATGAAATTTGGCTCATGGACTTACAATGGTGCTCag GTAGATTTGAAGCATATGAAACAGGAGGCTGGTAGCAATTTTGTTCCAATCGGCATAGATCTTACTGATTTTTATCTATCTGTAGAATGGGATATCCTGGAAGTACCAGCTACTCGCAACGAAGAATATTATCCATGTTGTACGGAACCTTATTCGG atattacatttaatattacgaTGAGAAGAAAAACTCTATTTTATACTGTCAATCTTATTATTCCCTGCATTGGCATCACATTTTTAACGGTATTGGTTTTTTATCTACCCAGCGATTCTGGTGAAAAA GTATCATTATGTTCTTCCATTCTCCTCTCATTGACGGTGTTCTTCTTGCTCTTAGCTGAGATTATTCCACCAACATCGTTAGCTATACCTTTGcttggaaaatatttattgttcacCATGATTTTAGTTACTTTATCCATTTGGATCACTGTCTGCGTCTTAAATGTACACTTCCG ATCTCCTTCCACGCATAATATGTCGCCATGGGTAAGACAAGTATTTCTGAATTGGATGCCGAGAGTATTAATGATGCGTCGCACGCCATATTCTACACCAGAATATGATGATACCTACACTGATAATGCATACACCAACGAGATAGATTACAG TGTAAGTGACTATCCTTTGGAACTAAAAGGAAGTCCAGACGCGTTTGAAAGTGTTACTTCAACGTATAAAAGTATTAGAGATGACGATGCACGGCAGCCGCATGCATCAG TTACTGACAGCGAAAATATGATGCCAAAACACTTATCCCCAGATGTTATATCAGCTCTTCAAGGTGTGCGCTTCATTGCTCAACATATAAAAGATGCAGATAAAGATAATGAG GTCATAGAAGATTGGAAATTTGTAGCTATGGTTTTGGACAGATTTTTTCTTTGGATATTTACATTCGCATGTTTCGGTGGCACACTGGGCATAATAGGTGAAGCACCTAGCCTGTACGACACGCGAGAACCTGTGGACCAACGACTTTCTAGTATAACATTCCGCAAATATATGTATCCACCGGGAGTAAACGGGACTTTTGACGAGTTCTAA